In a single window of the Micrococcaceae bacterium Sec5.7 genome:
- a CDS encoding sugar ABC transporter substrate-binding protein: MRKYAPGLAALAAASMALAGCGGTSQAKQPGSEAIAGEVSLQTWSLTPKFTDYLNDVIKGFEAKYPGTKVKLVDQPGDGYSEKVLTQAGSGTLPDVVNLPPDFALPLARQDMLLDVSAVDDTLHDTYVAGGLSAFEYKGLNGTWGFPWYLNTDVNYWNTGKLNANGLDGKNPPKTTDELFEQARILHDKSGGQEYLLSRKPGVDDFTRAGIAILAEDGKSVVFNTDGAAALLDKYRDAYKNGYMPPTVLNNDYLGNSKLFTEGKVAWTTGGGNSIPSFEKDNPSLEGKVVATPSLDLPPLYVQGLAVSSKSKNRPAAVALAKWVTNAENQGKFAHLVNIFPSTKSSASDPYFSMSDGTPASDAKVLAFKGLETAGNLQPYEINGAMSDILSQQIALAIKGDVSSKQALDDAAEKINLMLSRG, encoded by the coding sequence ATGCGTAAGTATGCCCCCGGACTGGCCGCATTGGCGGCTGCATCCATGGCATTGGCGGGATGCGGTGGCACGAGCCAGGCAAAGCAGCCTGGCTCAGAGGCCATCGCCGGCGAAGTCAGCCTGCAGACCTGGTCCCTGACCCCCAAGTTCACCGACTATCTCAATGACGTCATCAAGGGTTTTGAAGCCAAGTATCCCGGCACCAAGGTCAAGCTCGTAGACCAGCCTGGCGACGGCTATTCAGAAAAGGTGCTGACCCAGGCCGGTTCCGGCACCCTGCCCGATGTCGTGAATCTGCCACCCGACTTCGCTCTGCCCCTCGCCAGGCAGGACATGCTTCTGGATGTGTCCGCGGTGGACGACACTCTCCATGACACATATGTGGCCGGAGGCCTGTCCGCCTTTGAATACAAAGGGCTGAACGGTACGTGGGGCTTCCCTTGGTACTTGAACACGGATGTCAACTACTGGAACACCGGCAAACTGAACGCCAACGGCCTCGACGGAAAGAACCCGCCGAAGACCACCGATGAGTTGTTTGAACAGGCCAGGATTCTGCACGACAAGTCCGGCGGCCAGGAATACCTGCTCAGCCGCAAACCCGGCGTCGACGACTTCACACGGGCAGGAATAGCCATCCTTGCCGAAGACGGCAAGAGCGTGGTTTTCAACACCGATGGGGCCGCGGCCCTGCTGGATAAATACCGCGACGCGTACAAGAACGGCTATATGCCGCCCACCGTGCTCAATAATGACTACCTCGGAAACTCCAAGCTCTTTACCGAAGGCAAGGTCGCCTGGACCACCGGCGGCGGCAACAGCATCCCCAGCTTCGAAAAGGACAACCCCAGTCTCGAGGGCAAGGTTGTTGCCACTCCGTCGCTGGATCTGCCGCCCCTGTACGTTCAGGGGCTGGCAGTCAGCAGCAAGAGCAAAAACCGGCCGGCCGCCGTCGCTCTGGCCAAATGGGTGACGAACGCAGAAAACCAGGGCAAGTTCGCGCACCTCGTTAACATTTTCCCCAGCACAAAGTCATCCGCCAGCGATCCATACTTTTCAATGAGCGACGGTACTCCCGCCAGCGATGCCAAGGTGCTGGCATTCAAGGGCCTGGAAACGGCCGGCAACCTTCAGCCCTACGAGATCAACGGCGCAATGTCCGACATCCTCAGCCAGCAGATCGCCCTGGCCATCAAAGGCGATGTCTCCAGCAAGCAGGCCCTTGACGATGCAGCCGAGAAGATCAACCTGATGCTCTCCCGCGGCTAG
- a CDS encoding sugar ABC transporter permease: MKSHRWFTPWALVLPALIWLFVFSIWPTLNTIRLSFTNTKPLGGGDFVGFRNFVDLFKDEQLGYALLNSAIYMVVCLPLLTIGPLLIAILIQKKLPGITFFRTAFYTPVIASAVVVGLMWTWLLDDRGLINNMASSLGFIQGPLPFLTDRWLVLFSAISLTVWKGLGYYMIIYVSALGNVPKELHEAAAVDGASVVRRFFNVTLPSLRNTIVLVSILVSVSALRVFSELYILTGSKGGPGGQDMSVVMLIQQYARGFYGDLGYASALSIVLFVVTIVPMLVLVRINRKANDQ, encoded by the coding sequence ATGAAGTCCCACCGTTGGTTTACCCCCTGGGCCTTGGTCTTGCCAGCCCTGATCTGGCTGTTCGTCTTCAGTATCTGGCCAACCCTCAACACCATCCGGCTGTCGTTCACCAACACCAAGCCTCTCGGCGGCGGCGACTTCGTTGGGTTCCGCAATTTTGTTGATCTTTTCAAGGATGAACAGCTTGGCTACGCATTGCTGAACAGTGCGATTTACATGGTGGTCTGTTTGCCTCTGCTGACCATTGGCCCATTGCTGATCGCCATCCTGATCCAAAAGAAGCTGCCTGGAATTACGTTTTTCCGCACCGCCTTTTACACACCGGTCATTGCCTCCGCCGTCGTCGTGGGCCTCATGTGGACGTGGCTGCTGGACGACAGGGGCCTGATCAACAACATGGCCTCCAGCCTGGGCTTCATTCAGGGCCCGCTTCCCTTTCTGACGGACCGGTGGCTCGTACTCTTTAGCGCCATCAGCCTCACCGTCTGGAAGGGGCTGGGATATTACATGATCATCTACGTCTCGGCCCTGGGCAATGTCCCCAAGGAACTGCATGAGGCTGCGGCAGTGGATGGCGCCAGCGTGGTCCGGCGCTTCTTCAACGTCACCCTGCCCAGCCTGCGCAACACGATTGTCCTGGTCAGCATCCTCGTCTCGGTGTCTGCGCTCAGGGTCTTCTCGGAGCTCTACATCCTTACCGGGTCAAAAGGCGGCCCTGGCGGCCAGGATATGTCCGTGGTCATGCTCATCCAGCAATACGCCCGGGGGTTCTACGGCGATCTGGGATACGCCTCAGCACTGAGCATCGTGCTGTTCGTCGTCACCATCGTCCCCATGCTGGTGCTTGTCCGGATCAATAGGAAGGCGAATGACCAGTGA